A DNA window from Drosophila pseudoobscura strain MV-25-SWS-2005 chromosome 2, UCI_Dpse_MV25, whole genome shotgun sequence contains the following coding sequences:
- the LOC26532050 gene encoding uncharacterized protein produces MELWRMDELCLVKILKCLALPDQLAMLQTFQRCRPLLGRIWRSQLTEIELNLLEVPLHKDDFDFLLTNGRAQLNELRLNYLGRDHFEVLVGHRFPQLRLLEVDLLPPFFLCPRLLHQLGQTMPLALGSNTF; encoded by the coding sequence AACTGTGCCTGgtgaaaatattgaaatgcCTCGCCCTGCCGGACCAGCTGGCCATGCTCCAGACCTTCCAGCGGTGTCGCCCGCTCCTGGGGCGCATCTGGCGCTCGCAACTGACCGAGATTGAGCTCAATCTGCTGGAGGTGCCGCTGCACAAGGACGACTTCGACTTCCTCCTGACCAACGGCCGTGCGCAGCTGAACGAGCTGAGGCTCAACTACCTGGGCAGGGACCACTTTGAAGTGCTTGTCGGGCACAGGTTTCCCCAGCTGCGGCTCCTCGAGGTCGATCTCCTGCCGCCGTTCTTCCTGTGCCCCCGATTGTTGCATCAGCTGGGACAGACTATGCCGTTGGCGTTGGGTAGTAATACATTTTAG